The following DNA comes from Sphingorhabdus sp. M41.
GAATTCTGCCGATCAAAGCGCGCCCGGACGACCGGACCGAGAATGAAGTCAACTTTCGCTCCTTCGCGATCAGGAATGAAATCGAGCGCAATGCCCGGACCACGCGGCTGGAAGTCGATACCGCCGATGCTGCCCAGAACAACCGGTAACGGGGAGATGGTGTAATCGTCTGATCCCTCATAGCTGGAACCAACCGCCACCCCGATGCCTGCGGTCAGATAGTCGCCATCAAAGACAGACTTTTCGGCTGGCATAAGGGCCGGGTCTTCCTGCGCCAGAAGCGGAGAAGACAGACCAAGACCGATCGAAAACAAGGCGGCACTGCGAAATATGTTCGAATTTTTCAAGATTGGTTCCCCACTGGTTGCGTAACGGTTGTACGCGCGGACGGCTCAACAGTTCCATCCCTAGTATAGGGCTCCATTCTATTTATGGTAAAGCGCAGTTATTCCGGCAAGCCCTGTTCAAGCACCGCCTGCAGGGCTGCAAAACAGCGCTGGTCGACCGCCGAGCCCACTTCGCCTTGCAAAATTTCCATCGCTTTTTCGGACGACATCGCCGACCGATAGGGCCGGTCCGCAGTAAGTGCGTCATAAATATCGGCCACGGTGATGATGCGAGATTCCAACCCAATGCTGCGTTCGTCCAGACCGAGCGGATATCCCTTGCCATCCAGTCGCTCGTGATGCGAACCGGCGATCATCGCCATGTCGCTCATCACGCCAATCTGGCCCAGGATATTGGTGGTGTGCTGTGCATGGCCCTGCATGGCTTGCCACTCCTCAGCATCCAGCTTGCCCGGTTTTTCCAGGATAGCGCTGCTGACGCCCAATTTCCCGACATCATGCAGGGTTGCGGCGCGGCGCAGCGCCCGGCGGCGTCGATCATCCATACCCAGTTTTTCGGCAATCTTGTCAGCGATCACCCCGACGCGTTCGCTGTGGCCGGCGGTAAACGGGCTTTTGGCATCGATGACCCGGCCAAAGGCCAGGCTGATGTCGTCGAGATAATTCTCGTCTACGGTGATATATTGCGCTGCCGGTTCAAGCGCCCATAATTGTTCGGGCAGATCGTCGAGCGCCAGTTCTTCCCAGAAACCACTGGCATCTGACAATTTCTCGAATAGCGCGCATAGCTGCGGATCGAGCCAGCTTCCCGACCGATTACGAATTTCTGCAAGCGCAGCGTCCTTGCCTCTTGCGCTGTAAAATACATCGGCGACCTGCGCCAAAAGCGCTATCCGGCCGCCGAGATGAATATCGGTCCCGGCCACGCCCAGCGGCAAGCCGCTGCCGTCCCAATGTTCATCGAGATGCAAAATGGCCTGAGCAACATCTTCGGAAAAGCGCAATTGCCGGGCGATATCGGCACCGCGCTCACAACGGGTCGCCATCATCTCGGTCAATATGGCGCCGCCATTTTCGGCAATATTGCCAAGCGCCTGTTCGCGTACATCGGCCTCAGCGTCTGCGCCGACGGCGGTGGCAATATATTCGCCAAGATCTTCAGGCCGCGGGCCAAGCAGCTTGAAGTCACGCTTGAGCTTGCGATCGTCGCCGACAAACAACTCGCTGACCCGGGCGGCATTGCTGCTACAGCCGAGATCCTTGAGCAGCACCGCATAATAGACATCGCGCAAGGCCTCGCCTTTCATCCCCAGCGCCATCGCTATCTGGGTACCAATCCAGCAAGCCCGAATACTATGACCAGCGGTCTGCCCTTCGGTCAGGTCCAGCGCATAGGAAAATGCTCCCAGAATTTCTGACAATCGCGATTTGTCGAAACTGTCATTCTGGTCAAAAACCGAAAACCTGGACTGATACACTTGCCATTACTCCTAGCCTGTCGCGACAGAATGCCGTCAGAATACTAGTGAACGGTTAATTTCTGCCGGATTACAGGATATATTTCATGCGCACCGCATAATGCGCGTCATCGGCTCCCACGGTAAACTGCGCCGATTTGAATTTGGGCGGGCCCATGCCGATTTTGGGGTTGCGGGAAAAGCCAAACCCTTCGCGCGGCAGGAACAGCCTGAGGTCCATTTTTCCGTTGGAATTTTCGTCATGAACCAGCGCCACGGCGTAAGTGCCTGGTTTCACCCCGGGAATCTGAATATTGCCGGCGTCGGTTGCCGAAACCTTCAGCTTGCGGGCTTTTTTATCCTTGCTGCAGTCCGGGAAATAGTCCGGATTTGCGCTCAAGCAGACCAGCACATTGCCCTTTTCCGAACGCAAACCGGTTATGTCGAGACCAATCGAGGCTGAAACCGCCGGCGCAATCGCTATCGGCGCTTCACTCGCGGATGCGCTTGCTGCCAGCAGCAGCGCCGAAACTGCGCCCAAGATCGGCAAGCCCGATGTCGGTGCCGCAGATCTTGTCCCAAAAGCGAAAATATAAGCCATAATTACCTCTATAAGCGTCATGGTGTTTTTCATGATGGGTCGCGGTTATGAGCCAAGCTCCTAACCTGCCCTGAACAAGCCAGCGCGGGAACATCTCCCATCCCATGTGATTGGAGACGCCCATAACGGTCATGGTCAACAATACCAGTCCTAAAACGCCGACATGAATCGGTATCGCGATTACCAGAGCCGGAATAACGACAGCGCCGCTAATCGCCTCGACCGGATGGAAACTCATCGCCGCCCATGCGGTTGGAGGACGACTTTCGTGGTGCACCGCATGGGCAAGCTTGAACCATTGTGGCCGATGAAACAGCCGGTGCGTCCAGTAGAACCATGTGTCGTGCAGGAATAGATAGAGGAAGAAAGACAGGGGCAGATACCAATAGGAATATGTGCCTGGATCGGTATAAATCTTGGTCCAGCCTGCATTCTGCCAGCCCCATGCGACAATCCCGGCGGGAATGCCGTAAATCGCGGCGGATAGCAGAGACCAGCGGATTTCGCGCCCCATCTGGAGCTTCAGCTTGTCATATTGACCGGGGTGGACGCGCTGGGTCAGCCAGGCAAAAAAGCCGCTGCTGAGCAGATAGCGTCCGCCAACGATCAGCGTCATGGCGATCGCGGAAATCAGAACAGGAAGAGCATATTCCATCGGCAGGGAATATGACGCCAATCATCGGGGAGCAAGGTCTAAAGCTTCAATCAGCTACCTGCTTTCAGACAGGCTTTCCCCTGCCTTCGCCATCGGCTAAGACAAGGTGATGTCGATGAACGCCACCCGATCAAAGCCGTATGATTTGGCAATCGCCGGTGGTGGTCTGGCCGGCGGGCTGGTGGCGCTGGCTCTCGCAAAATTGCGGCCCGATCTCGATATTGTCCTGATCGAAGCCGAGAATAATTTCGGCGGCAACCATATCTGGTCTTTTTTTGAAAGCGACGTCGAACCGGAGCATCGCTGGCTCGTCGATCCGCTGATCTCCCGCCAGTGGGACAGCTATGACGTGCATTTCCCGAAATATAGCCGTCGTCTCGGCAACGGCTATTATTCGATCGAGTCCAAAAATCTCGACCGCGAGTTACGCAAGCGGGTGCCTTCGAAGTCGCTGGTTAACGGACAAAAAGCCGAGACAGTTGAAAATGGCCGGGTTCAGCTGGCGAATGGCACGATATTGAAGGCGCAAGCGGTGCTGGATGTCCGCGGCGGCGGAGATATTTCGGCACTGGAAACCGGCTGGCAGAAATTTTGCGGTCAGATGCTGAAGCTGGCAAAACCGCATGGGCTTGATCGCCCTATCATCATGGATGCCACCGTCGAGCAAATTGACGGCTATCGCTTCATCTACTGTCTGCCATTCAGCGACACCGAGGTTTTTGTCGAAGACACTTATTATTCTGATACTCCGGACCTCGACAGCACAACCTCTCATGCCCGGATCGCCGACTATGCAGGCGCGCAAGGATGGGACATCGATGCGGTCCTTAGCGCAGAAAAAGGCCAACTTCCGGTCATTTACGGTGGCGACTTTGAGGCGTTCTGGCAGGCCAATGCAGGCGTCGATGCCCGAGCGGGAGCAAGAGCGGCGCTGATCCAGCCGATCACCAGCTATTCGCTGCCGATGGCGGTCAGGACCGCGGTGCTGATTGCCGATATGTCTGAAATCAACCAGCAGAAATTAGACAGAATACTGCACGATCTGGCGCGGCAACACTGGAAAAAGGGCAAATTTTACCGTCTGCTCTGCGCCTTCCTGTTTCTGGGTGCTGACCCCGAGAAACGTTACAAGACACTGGAACATACATATGCCAAGGACGAACAATTGCTTGCCCGTTTCTATGCCGGCAAATCGACCATCATGGATCAGGCCAGCCTGCTGAGCGGCAGGCCTCCCATTCCGATTTTCCGCGCAATCCCGCTCTTGTTAAAATATAGATGAGTCTGATTATTCGATGAATGAAGTTGCAAAATCCCAGAGTGAATTGTTCAAGAAAGCGGCCGTGGTCGGTTCCGGCTTTGGCGGCCTGGCGCTCGCGATCCGGCTGCAATCCGCCGGCATTCAGACGACTATATTGGAAGGCCGCGACAAGCCGGGCGGGCGGGCTTATTATTGGGAGAAAGAAGGCTTTATCTTCGACGGCGGCCCGACCGTTATCACCGACCCGGATTGCCTGTCGCAGCTGTGGGAATTGACCGGAAATGACATGGCCAAGGATATCGAACTGATGCCGGTATCGCCATTCTACCGGCTGAACTGGCCGGACGGTACGAATTTCGATTATGTCAACGATCCGCAGGAGCTTTACGCCAATATCGCGGCGATCGAGCCTGATGATGTCGAGGGTTACAAGAAATTCCTCGAATATAGCGGCGGGCTTTACGAGGAGGGCTATGTCAAGCTCGGCACCAAGGCGTTTCTCGATTTCAAATCGATGATCAAGGCGGCCCCTGCCCTGATGAAATATGAAGCCTATCGTTCGGTCTATTCCAAAGTGTCCGGCTTTGTGAAAAACGAAAAATTGCGCGAGTTTCTGTCCTTTCAATCGCTGCTGGTCGGCGGCAATCCGATGAAGACCAGCGCGATTTACGGCCTGATCCACAAGCTGGAGCGGCTTGGCGGTGTCTGGTTTGCCAAGGGCGGAACCAATATGCTGGTCTCGGCGATGGTCAAGCATTTCGAACGGATTGGCGGGGTGATCCGGCTCAACGATCCGGTGACCAGGATCGATACGATCGGCGATCGGGCATCGGGCGTCACCTGCAAATCAGGCTGGAGCGAACGCTTTGACGCGGTCGCCACCAACGCCGATGTCATGCACAGCTATCGCGACCTGCTTGGTCACAAACATCGCAGCGCGACCGTTACCGAGAAGCTGAAGAAGAAGAAATATTCGCCATCGCTCTTCGTCGTCCATTTTGGCGTGAAGGGAAGCTGGCCGGGCATCCCGCATCATATGATCCTGTTCGGACCGCGCTACAAAGGCCTGCTCGCGGATATCTATGACAATGGCGTGCTGCCCAGCGACTTCTCGCTCTATCTCCATCACCCGACGGTCACCGATCCGGCAATGGCCCCCGAAGGTCATAGCACCTTCTACGTGCTCGCGCCGGTGCCGCATCAGGGCAAGCTGCCGATCGACTGGGAAGTCATGGGCCCGATTTACAAGAAGCGCATATTGGATGAGATCGGCCATCGGCTGATCCCCGACATTCATGACCGTATCGTCACCAGTTTTCACTATACGCCACAGGATTTCGGCAGTGATCTCAATGCCCATCTCGGCAGCGCATTCAGCCTCGAGCCGCTGCTCACACAAAGCGCGTGGTTCCGGGTGCATAATCGCGACGATGTGATCGACAATCTCTATTTTGTCGGTGCCGGCACTCATCCCGGGGCCGGAATCCCGGGCGTAGTCGGCAGCGCCAAGGCAACCGCCGAACTGATGCTGGAGGATCTGGCGTGAGGGATAAGCCCGTCAAACCGAACCATCTGGCCGAGAAGCGCATTTCGACAAGCTCAGCACGAACGGTATAATCCCATGAATCGTACCAATCTCGTCATTCACGCCAGGACCAGCATAGAACGCGGGTCAAAATCCTTCGCCCGGGCGTCAAAGCTCTTTGCGAAGCAGACCCGCGAGCGAGCCTGGCTGCTTTATTACTGGTGCCGCGCTTGCGATGATCTTGCTGACGGTCAGGATCATGGTCATGGTATGTCGACGGTACACAATCCGGAGAAAACCATTGCAGCGATGCGGATGATGACTGCGCGCGCGCATGGCGGCGAGCAGACCGGCAATCCCCCGTTTGATGCTTTCGGAGTCGTCGCGCAAGAATGCCATATTCCAAAATATTTCGCCGATGACATGATCGACGGATTTGCGCTGGATGCCCATGGCTGGCGACCGGAAAGTGAAGCGGATCTGTTTCAATATTGCTATCATGTCGCGGGCGCGGTCGGCTGCATGATGGCCGTGGTTATGGGCGTTTCGGCAAGAGATCAGGAGATACTCGATCGCGCCTGTGATCTGGGGCTGGCCTTCCAGCTGGCGAATATTGCACGCGATGTCGCCGAGGATGCCCAGGCGGGCAGATGCTATTTACCGAAAACCTGGCTGGCCGAAGCGCGCATTGACCCCGATCATATCATGGATCCCGCCCGCCGGGACGCATTGATCCTGCTGATCAACCGGCTTTGTGATCTCGCCGGAGAATATGAAATTTCTGCGCGTGTGGGCGCATCAAGCCTGCCTTTCCGGTCGCGCTGGGCGGTGCTGGCAGCAGCCGGCATTTATGGCGATATTGCGCGGGAAATCAAAAAGAGCGACGGCGCTTCGCTTGATCGGCGAATTTACACAGGCAAGGGCAAAAAACTGGGCTGGATAGTGAAAGCCTTTGGTCAGGCACTGATCAAATCGGGCCGGACCGACCGTCAGGGGCTCTGGACAAGACCGCGGGCGATCCGTCCCGCTTAGTGGCTGGCGCCGTTTTCGGTGACATATTTGCCGATCCGCTGCACGGCCTCTTGATATAGATTTTGCGAGCAGCACAATACGCCGAGCGCCTTGCCGTGGGTGCCGTTATAGACCAGCGTTTCACCGAGCGCATTGGTGACGCTGGCGCCGGCTTCGGCGGCAATGACATGGGCCGCCGCGATATCCCATTCATGGCCCCAGCGAGTGGAAGCGACAACATCGGCCCGATCATCCGCAACCATCGCCATTCTTAGCGCGATACTGTTCGGCTTTGGCACGGCTGTCAGATGGATGTCCGGGGGCAGGATTTCAGCCGGGATCCGGCATCCCTCATATTGCTGGCGGCGGCTGGCGGTGAGCGCCCTGCCGTTGACTTCACTGTGACTACCCGCTTTGCCAACCCAGGTTTCCTCCATGGCCGGAGCGACGAGCACGCCGAAAACCGGGTCATCGCCATGCACCAGCGCCACCGAGATGCACCATCCGGTCTTGCCGGCGACAAAATCCTTGGTACCGTCAATCGGGTCGACCACCCAGGTCAGCTCATCACCGGCACCGCTATGATCGATATGGGTTTCTTCGGAGAGCCAGCCGGCGGTTGGCACCAGCTTTTCCAGTTCGCTGCGCAAAAAGCGATCGACCGCCAAATCGGCGTCGCTGACAATCTGTCCCGGTGATTTGATCCAGGTCTTGTCGGCTTTCCGGCCCAGTTTCCAGTCGCGCATGGCCAGCTCCCCGGCCTCCTGAGCGATTGCGATGACTCGTTCAAAATCCATGTCAGCCACGAGTTTCTCCGTTAGCCCTGAGCTTGTCGAAGGGCCATTCCAGTCCGATAGGCGTGGTTCGACAGGCTCGCAACCTACGGTTTTGTTCAGCCGCCCGCCACCGTCATACTGTCTGTGCGCAAAGTCGGGACATTGACGCTGTAGATATATTCCAGATCATCAGCCGCGATCAGGCTCTTGAACATATCTTTCAAATTGCCGGCAATGGTGATTTCCGAGACCGGCGGTCCGATCTCGCCATCGGTAATGAGGAAACCGCCCGCACCGCGGCTGTAATCGCCGGTGACCGGGTTGACACCCATGCCGATCAATTCGGTGATATAGACGCCGTGCTTGATATCCCTGATCAGTTCCGCCTTGCTGACCGAACCGTTGCTCATATGCAGATTGGTGACGCTGACACCCGGTGCTCCGCCAACGCCGCGCGAAGCATGTCCGGTGGGTTGCAGGCCCAGCTGGCGCGCCGATGCGCTCTCCATGATCCATTGGGTCAGGCGACCATTGTCGATCAACTTGGTTTTCGCCGTGGGCAGCCCTTCGCCGTCAAATGCTTTCGACCGGAGACCGCGCTTGCGGTGCGGACAGTCGATGACGGTCAGGGCACTGTCGAATATCTGTGTATCAAGCGCATCGAGCAGAAAGCTGGTCTTGCGCGCGATGCTGGCCCCCGCAATTGCACTGACAAAATGGCCGAGCAGGCTATTGCCGACGCGAGGATCGTAGACGACCGGCATGGCGCCCGAGTCAAATCGCACCGGGTTGAGCCGCGAGACCGCCCGTTCTCCGGCTTCCCGGCCAATTTTTTCCGGATCGTCGAGATCTTCCAGAAAACGGACGCTGTCATAGGCATAGTCGCGTTCCATTCCGTCGCCTTCTCCGGCAATGACGCTCGCTGACAGGCTGTAACCGCTGGTGGAATAGGCTCCGGAAAACCCGTGGCTCGTCGCCAGCGCAACGATGCTGCGACCGGCACTGGCTCCGCCGCCTTCGCTGTTGGTAACGCCCGTCACTGCCCGGGCAGCGTCTTCCGCTTTCAACGCAAGTTCGCGCAACAATTCTGGGTCCGGGTCCTGTCCGTCATCACCCTCGATTGCGTGGGGTTCCGTTTTCAGCAGCAATTCTTCGGGCGCGAGACCGGCATATTGGTCTTCCGGCGCCTCTTTGGCCATATCCAGTGCGCGTCCGACCAAAGACGACAGGATTTGCGGATCCATGTCGGAGGAAGACACGGTTGCCGAGCGCCTGCCGACAAAAACCCTGAGGCCAATTTCTTCGCCTTCCGAACGCTCGACATCTTCGAGATTGCCAAGGCGCATCTGCACCTGTGTTGCGGCGTCGCACACATAGATGGCGTCGGCAGCATCGGCGCCGGCTTTTTTGGCTTGAGAAATGAGAGAGTCGGCGCGGTCCTGCGCTTCGGAAGGTTTCAGCATGGGCCGGACATAGGTGCGGTGCCCGGCAAGGTCAACGATCTGCTGCTAAATGATGGCGAAACAATAGTCCGTTTGGGAAACGATTTTCAGAGTATCGACGCAATGGCTTTGATCACGGCAACGAAGAGGACAGGCAGTCCCAGAGCCAGTAACCACAGAATGACCTGATCGGCGCGGAATTTTGCCGCTAGACTTTGTTCGGAAAGGCCGCTGTTGCTCATATTGGCCCAGCGTTTCTCAAAATTGCGACAAAAGGGAATGATCACGGCAACCAGCAGGATCAGCCCGAAATAGGGGGCGATCGACATGCCCTTGGTTTCGATGAAGCGCAGCACGATGAAAATTTGCGCCAATGTGTATACAAGCAACGCAGCCGCGCAATTGTTGCTCATTTTCTTGTCCCAGCGGACACCAATAGTTTGCACGTCCTGACGCGCTTGATGCTTGCTAACCGATTTTCGAGACGCTGCTGCGACCATTTCTATTCCCCTCAGAATATCATCTCCAATGATCACCGGAAGTTTGCCCCCGTGCGATCTGTAATGAACACTATAGCCTATTTATCGGAAAAGCCAAATAGACAGATTATCCGGCATTTTATGACACAATTGGCCAGTTCTGCTTGCCAAAAATTGCTCCATGCGACAGAATCAGTTTTCCATTGAAATTTACATTCCAAGGCTATTTCCATGACCGTCTCCCTTCCCAACCCACTGACGCTTCCTTGCGGAGCCACATTGCCCAACCGTCTCGCAAAGGCCGCAATGACAGAAGGCATGGCAACGCCGGATGGCGTACCGACAGCGGAACTGGAACGGCTTTACGGGCTCTGGTCGGACGGCGGTGCGGGAATGTTGCTCAGCGGCAATATCCTGATCGATCGCAACCATCTGGAGCGCCCCGGCAATGTCATCATCGATCGCGTTGCGGACGACGCCATGATGACAGCACTGAAAAGCTGGGCGCAGGCGGCAACGCGGAACGGCAATCATTTCTGGGCCCAGATCAGCCATGCCGGTCGACAGACGCAAAGCAATGTCAACAAACATCCCAAGGCGCCGTCGGCCGTCAAACTCGGCCTGCCCGGCGGACAATTTGGCGAACCGGTTGCTCTGACAACGGGAGAGATTGAAGAACTGGTCGACCGCTTCGCACTGGCAGCCAAAACCTGTCAGGAAGCCGGTTTCACCGGCGCCCAGGTTCATGCCGCTCACGGTTATCTGCTGAGCAGTTTTCTCAGCCCGCGGTCCAATCAGCGCACCGACGAATATGGCGGCAGTCTGGAGAACCGGGCCCGCTTCCTGCTTGCGGTGGTGGCAAAGACGCGCGCAGCAGTCGGTCCCGATTTCCCGATTTCGGTCAAGCTGAACAGCGCCGATTTCCAGAAAGGCGGGTTTAATTTCGAGGACAGTCTGCAGGTGCTAAAATGGCTGGAAGACGCCAGTGTCGATCTGGTGGAAATCTCCGGC
Coding sequences within:
- a CDS encoding HD-GYP domain-containing protein, which gives rise to MYQSRFSVFDQNDSFDKSRLSEILGAFSYALDLTEGQTAGHSIRACWIGTQIAMALGMKGEALRDVYYAVLLKDLGCSSNAARVSELFVGDDRKLKRDFKLLGPRPEDLGEYIATAVGADAEADVREQALGNIAENGGAILTEMMATRCERGADIARQLRFSEDVAQAILHLDEHWDGSGLPLGVAGTDIHLGGRIALLAQVADVFYSARGKDAALAEIRNRSGSWLDPQLCALFEKLSDASGFWEELALDDLPEQLWALEPAAQYITVDENYLDDISLAFGRVIDAKSPFTAGHSERVGVIADKIAEKLGMDDRRRRALRRAATLHDVGKLGVSSAILEKPGKLDAEEWQAMQGHAQHTTNILGQIGVMSDMAMIAGSHHERLDGKGYPLGLDERSIGLESRIITVADIYDALTADRPYRSAMSSEKAMEILQGEVGSAVDQRCFAALQAVLEQGLPE
- a CDS encoding DUF2141 domain-containing protein; translation: MGAVSALLLAASASASEAPIAIAPAVSASIGLDITGLRSEKGNVLVCLSANPDYFPDCSKDKKARKLKVSATDAGNIQIPGVKPGTYAVALVHDENSNGKMDLRLFLPREGFGFSRNPKIGMGPPKFKSAQFTVGADDAHYAVRMKYIL
- a CDS encoding sterol desaturase family protein; the protein is MEYALPVLISAIAMTLIVGGRYLLSSGFFAWLTQRVHPGQYDKLKLQMGREIRWSLLSAAIYGIPAGIVAWGWQNAGWTKIYTDPGTYSYWYLPLSFFLYLFLHDTWFYWTHRLFHRPQWFKLAHAVHHESRPPTAWAAMSFHPVEAISGAVVIPALVIAIPIHVGVLGLVLLTMTVMGVSNHMGWEMFPRWLVQGRLGAWLITATHHEKHHDAYRGNYGLYFRFWDKICGTDIGLADLGRSFGAAAGSKRIRE
- the crtY gene encoding lycopene beta-cyclase CrtY, which gives rise to MNATRSKPYDLAIAGGGLAGGLVALALAKLRPDLDIVLIEAENNFGGNHIWSFFESDVEPEHRWLVDPLISRQWDSYDVHFPKYSRRLGNGYYSIESKNLDRELRKRVPSKSLVNGQKAETVENGRVQLANGTILKAQAVLDVRGGGDISALETGWQKFCGQMLKLAKPHGLDRPIIMDATVEQIDGYRFIYCLPFSDTEVFVEDTYYSDTPDLDSTTSHARIADYAGAQGWDIDAVLSAEKGQLPVIYGGDFEAFWQANAGVDARAGARAALIQPITSYSLPMAVRTAVLIADMSEINQQKLDRILHDLARQHWKKGKFYRLLCAFLFLGADPEKRYKTLEHTYAKDEQLLARFYAGKSTIMDQASLLSGRPPIPIFRAIPLLLKYR
- a CDS encoding phytoene desaturase; its protein translation is MNEVAKSQSELFKKAAVVGSGFGGLALAIRLQSAGIQTTILEGRDKPGGRAYYWEKEGFIFDGGPTVITDPDCLSQLWELTGNDMAKDIELMPVSPFYRLNWPDGTNFDYVNDPQELYANIAAIEPDDVEGYKKFLEYSGGLYEEGYVKLGTKAFLDFKSMIKAAPALMKYEAYRSVYSKVSGFVKNEKLREFLSFQSLLVGGNPMKTSAIYGLIHKLERLGGVWFAKGGTNMLVSAMVKHFERIGGVIRLNDPVTRIDTIGDRASGVTCKSGWSERFDAVATNADVMHSYRDLLGHKHRSATVTEKLKKKKYSPSLFVVHFGVKGSWPGIPHHMILFGPRYKGLLADIYDNGVLPSDFSLYLHHPTVTDPAMAPEGHSTFYVLAPVPHQGKLPIDWEVMGPIYKKRILDEIGHRLIPDIHDRIVTSFHYTPQDFGSDLNAHLGSAFSLEPLLTQSAWFRVHNRDDVIDNLYFVGAGTHPGAGIPGVVGSAKATAELMLEDLA
- a CDS encoding phytoene/squalene synthase family protein, with amino-acid sequence MNRTNLVIHARTSIERGSKSFARASKLFAKQTRERAWLLYYWCRACDDLADGQDHGHGMSTVHNPEKTIAAMRMMTARAHGGEQTGNPPFDAFGVVAQECHIPKYFADDMIDGFALDAHGWRPESEADLFQYCYHVAGAVGCMMAVVMGVSARDQEILDRACDLGLAFQLANIARDVAEDAQAGRCYLPKTWLAEARIDPDHIMDPARRDALILLINRLCDLAGEYEISARVGASSLPFRSRWAVLAAAGIYGDIAREIKKSDGASLDRRIYTGKGKKLGWIVKAFGQALIKSGRTDRQGLWTRPRAIRPA
- a CDS encoding inositol monophosphatase family protein: MDFERVIAIAQEAGELAMRDWKLGRKADKTWIKSPGQIVSDADLAVDRFLRSELEKLVPTAGWLSEETHIDHSGAGDELTWVVDPIDGTKDFVAGKTGWCISVALVHGDDPVFGVLVAPAMEETWVGKAGSHSEVNGRALTASRRQQYEGCRIPAEILPPDIHLTAVPKPNSIALRMAMVADDRADVVASTRWGHEWDIAAAHVIAAEAGASVTNALGETLVYNGTHGKALGVLCCSQNLYQEAVQRIGKYVTENGASH
- a CDS encoding TldD/PmbA family protein, translated to MLKPSEAQDRADSLISQAKKAGADAADAIYVCDAATQVQMRLGNLEDVERSEGEEIGLRVFVGRRSATVSSSDMDPQILSSLVGRALDMAKEAPEDQYAGLAPEELLLKTEPHAIEGDDGQDPDPELLRELALKAEDAARAVTGVTNSEGGGASAGRSIVALATSHGFSGAYSTSGYSLSASVIAGEGDGMERDYAYDSVRFLEDLDDPEKIGREAGERAVSRLNPVRFDSGAMPVVYDPRVGNSLLGHFVSAIAGASIARKTSFLLDALDTQIFDSALTVIDCPHRKRGLRSKAFDGEGLPTAKTKLIDNGRLTQWIMESASARQLGLQPTGHASRGVGGAPGVSVTNLHMSNGSVSKAELIRDIKHGVYITELIGMGVNPVTGDYSRGAGGFLITDGEIGPPVSEITIAGNLKDMFKSLIAADDLEYIYSVNVPTLRTDSMTVAGG
- a CDS encoding NADH:flavin oxidoreductase/NADH oxidase family protein — encoded protein: MTVSLPNPLTLPCGATLPNRLAKAAMTEGMATPDGVPTAELERLYGLWSDGGAGMLLSGNILIDRNHLERPGNVIIDRVADDAMMTALKSWAQAATRNGNHFWAQISHAGRQTQSNVNKHPKAPSAVKLGLPGGQFGEPVALTTGEIEELVDRFALAAKTCQEAGFTGAQVHAAHGYLLSSFLSPRSNQRTDEYGGSLENRARFLLAVVAKTRAAVGPDFPISVKLNSADFQKGGFNFEDSLQVLKWLEDASVDLVEISGGTYEQPALMGADGIEEKEEQNVAPSTKAREAYFVDFAKAMQDAVKVPLMVTGGFRTRAAMETALASGAADLIGLGRPMCVMTDAPKRLLEGLEALPRFEDRLHLLPGWLGFLMRFQIVKAMASFAVIYWFYEQLENLGKNGKTDPNLGVFKAFQAVEKRNKRILAARSPD